The Streptomyces avermitilis MA-4680 = NBRC 14893 genome contains a region encoding:
- a CDS encoding WhiB family transcriptional regulator, with amino-acid sequence MRRSTETDSRIPFPCSPTPTACRATPQLFAHDIGDSDTARAEQAKAACQACPIATACLKWALANPQLTTEGIWAATPPRQRTALRHQLADRLGSDWAAVVADHDRRLRERREAARHTPLTVRQDRIVRMDRDLNGPMPRPRRSLTPIQQHRDVAPPPGRRRLVSWF; translated from the coding sequence ATGAGGCGATCCACCGAGACCGACTCCCGCATCCCCTTCCCCTGCTCCCCCACCCCCACAGCCTGCCGCGCCACCCCACAGCTCTTCGCCCACGACATCGGCGACTCCGACACAGCACGCGCCGAACAGGCAAAGGCCGCCTGCCAGGCCTGCCCCATCGCGACCGCATGCCTCAAGTGGGCCCTCGCGAACCCCCAGCTGACGACCGAGGGGATCTGGGCTGCCACCCCCCCTCGGCAGCGCACCGCGCTACGCCACCAGCTGGCCGACCGCCTCGGCAGCGACTGGGCCGCCGTGGTCGCCGACCACGACCGGCGCCTGCGCGAGCGACGCGAAGCCGCCCGACATACCCCGCTCACCGTGCGTCAGGACCGCATCGTCCGCATGGACCGCGACCTTAACGGCCCCATGCCACGCCCCCGCAGGTCACTCACCCCCATCCAGCAGCACCGCGACGTCGCCCCGCCTCCTGGCCGGCGTCGCCTAGTGAGCTGGTTTTGA
- a CDS encoding IS630 family transposase: protein MGDSRLAPLVLSDAERRMLQGWARRRTTAQGLALRARIVLACADGGSNTAVAARMGVNRGTVTKWRARFLRDRLDGLADEPRPGVPRTITDAQVEEVVVRTLEETPEGATHWSKRELARAVGISPASVLRIWHAFGLQPWRTETFKISPDPLLTDKIRDVVGLYLAPPANAAVFAVDEKPQIQALERTAPVLPMLPGVPERRSFDYVRHGTVDLFAALNTATGRVITKLSAQHRAVDFRDFLDEIDRQTEPGLGVHVICDNCEDHGVPQGGPEPDPCDNWPQLPWSGTVGPGLLRCVLPPAR, encoded by the coding sequence ATGGGCGACAGCAGGCTTGCGCCGCTGGTGTTATCCGATGCCGAGCGGCGGATGTTGCAGGGATGGGCCCGGCGCCGGACGACTGCTCAGGGCCTGGCGTTACGGGCACGGATTGTGCTGGCCTGCGCGGACGGCGGCAGTAACACCGCGGTGGCCGCGCGGATGGGCGTCAACCGGGGCACGGTGACCAAGTGGCGGGCGAGATTCCTGCGCGACCGGTTGGACGGGCTGGCCGACGAGCCGCGCCCGGGGGTGCCGCGCACCATCACCGATGCCCAGGTGGAGGAGGTGGTGGTGCGCACGCTGGAGGAGACCCCCGAGGGCGCGACGCACTGGTCGAAGCGGGAGCTGGCCAGGGCCGTGGGGATCTCCCCGGCGAGCGTGCTGCGGATCTGGCACGCCTTCGGCTTGCAGCCATGGCGGACCGAGACCTTCAAGATCTCTCCGGACCCGCTTCTGACCGACAAGATCCGTGATGTCGTCGGCCTCTACCTCGCCCCGCCGGCCAACGCTGCGGTGTTCGCGGTGGACGAGAAGCCGCAGATCCAGGCTCTGGAACGGACGGCACCGGTGCTGCCGATGCTGCCCGGAGTGCCCGAGCGGCGCAGCTTCGACTACGTCCGGCATGGCACGGTCGATCTGTTCGCCGCCCTGAACACCGCGACGGGCAGGGTGATCACGAAGCTGTCCGCGCAGCACCGGGCCGTGGACTTCCGGGACTTCCTCGACGAGATCGACCGCCAGACCGAGCCCGGCCTGGGGGTCCACGTGATCTGCGACAACTGTGAGGATCATGGTGTGCCGCAGGGGGGGCCGGAGCCTGACCCGTGCGACAACTGGCCACAGCTGCCTTGGAGTGGAACTGTCGGCCCCGGCCTCCTGCGGTGCGTACTGCCGCCGGCCCGGTGA
- a CDS encoding IS110 family transposase, translating to MPQPTLPAQRVPAPAKEAEDVILGVDTHKDVHVAAVITTLGASLAQQEFPATAIGYRQLLTWARSFGVLRRAGVECTGSFGAALTKMLRGQSIDVIEVNQPDRATRRKRGKTDAIDADAAARAVLSGRATTVPKSADGPVEDMRVLRLAKESAVKARTQALNQLKAVLMSIDPDLRELLTRLSNPALVATCAALDADYRGEAVFTMRLLARRVQHLSDEVKELTRRTTRAVRACRPQMLDLVGVGPDSAAVLLIAAGDNPDRLVDEASFAALCGVSPVEQSSGKTQRRRLNRGGHRQANAALYRIVQTRIRWDERTQAYLRRRTAEGMSKREIIRCLKRYVARELYRHIQPRATNQVPSAA from the coding sequence ATGCCCCAGCCGACGCTGCCCGCGCAGCGGGTCCCCGCCCCGGCCAAGGAGGCCGAGGACGTGATCCTGGGGGTGGACACCCACAAGGATGTCCATGTTGCTGCGGTCATCACGACCCTGGGTGCCTCGCTCGCTCAGCAGGAGTTCCCGGCAACCGCCATCGGCTATCGCCAACTGCTCACCTGGGCAAGGTCGTTCGGTGTCCTGCGCCGGGCCGGTGTCGAATGCACCGGCTCCTTCGGAGCCGCACTGACCAAGATGCTGCGTGGGCAAAGCATCGACGTCATCGAGGTCAACCAGCCCGACCGTGCCACCCGGCGCAAGCGCGGCAAGACCGATGCCATCGACGCGGACGCGGCCGCTCGTGCGGTGCTGTCCGGACGGGCCACCACCGTGCCGAAGAGCGCGGACGGGCCCGTAGAGGACATGCGGGTCCTGCGGCTGGCCAAGGAATCGGCGGTCAAGGCCCGCACCCAGGCGCTGAACCAGCTCAAGGCTGTCCTCATGTCCATCGACCCGGATCTGCGCGAACTCCTCACCCGCCTGAGCAACCCTGCGCTGGTCGCCACCTGCGCGGCCCTCGACGCGGATTACCGGGGCGAGGCCGTCTTCACGATGCGCCTGCTCGCCCGCCGTGTCCAGCACCTGTCCGACGAGGTCAAAGAGCTCACCCGCCGCACCACCAGGGCCGTTCGTGCCTGCCGGCCCCAGATGCTGGACCTCGTCGGCGTTGGACCCGACAGCGCCGCGGTCCTCCTCATTGCCGCAGGTGACAACCCCGACAGGCTCGTCGATGAAGCCTCCTTCGCCGCGTTGTGCGGTGTCAGCCCGGTCGAGCAGTCCTCCGGCAAGACACAACGGCGGCGCCTGAACCGCGGTGGCCACCGCCAGGCCAACGCCGCCCTCTACCGCATCGTGCAGACCCGCATACGCTGGGACGAACGCACCCAGGCCTACCTGCGGCGACGCACCGCCGAGGGCATGTCCAAGCGCGAGATCATCCGATGCCTCAAGCGGTACGTCGCCCGCGAGCTCTACCGACACATCCAGCCCCGAGCCACCAACCAGGTCCCCTCTGCGGCTTGA